The Exiguobacterium mexicanum genome includes a window with the following:
- a CDS encoding Na+/H+ antiporter subunit D — protein sequence MINLPIFPIVIPALAAIFLLFAPKQVRLQRGVALGALLVTFAVTVLLIFTVSQDGIMTVNLGNWPAPFGITLVSDMLSALLVATSTLLVFFIVWFATHYFSDAYESNYVYVAMLFLLVGVNGAFTTGDIFNLFVFFEVFLISSYVLIVLGGKGVQLRESIKYLLVNVIASALFVMAVALLYGTVGTLSLADLAQKIPLVENQSVITVIGVFFVIVFGLKGALVPLHYWLPGSYVVAPTPILAMFGALLTKVGVYSILRTYTLLFDGGSAFMQNFLIILAVLTIVIGMIGAIAYNDVKLIIIYNIMIAVGVILYGIALNTQTSLEGALYYLIHDMLIKAALFMLVGMMIGITKSGQLRDMGGLITRFPLFGWTFFIAALSLAGIPPLSGFFGKLLIVQGGVGEGSLFGPLLILLSSLFVLFSVIKIFLYGFWGEEKRVYDGPLVPYMNRLIVPTFLLVAVAVAYGFGAEAMHPFITQAIEPLVQPEIYIDAVIKE from the coding sequence ATGATTAACTTACCGATCTTTCCGATTGTCATCCCGGCGCTTGCGGCCATCTTTCTTCTCTTCGCACCGAAGCAAGTTCGTCTGCAACGCGGAGTGGCACTCGGGGCTTTACTTGTAACGTTTGCAGTGACGGTGCTGCTCATCTTCACCGTGTCTCAAGACGGCATCATGACCGTCAACTTAGGGAACTGGCCGGCACCGTTCGGCATCACGCTCGTTTCGGACATGCTGTCGGCACTACTCGTCGCCACGTCGACGTTGCTCGTCTTTTTCATCGTCTGGTTTGCGACTCATTACTTCTCAGACGCCTATGAATCGAACTACGTCTACGTCGCGATGCTGTTCCTCCTCGTCGGGGTGAACGGTGCCTTCACGACAGGTGATATTTTCAACTTGTTCGTCTTCTTTGAAGTCTTCCTCATCTCGTCGTACGTGTTGATCGTGCTCGGCGGGAAGGGTGTCCAATTACGCGAGTCGATCAAATATTTGCTCGTGAACGTCATCGCCTCGGCGCTGTTCGTCATGGCCGTCGCGCTTCTTTACGGGACGGTCGGTACGCTCAGTTTGGCGGACCTCGCGCAAAAGATCCCTCTCGTGGAGAATCAAAGTGTCATCACCGTCATCGGTGTGTTCTTCGTCATCGTCTTCGGCTTGAAAGGGGCACTCGTGCCGCTCCACTACTGGCTCCCGGGCTCATATGTCGTGGCACCGACACCGATTCTCGCCATGTTCGGGGCGCTGTTGACGAAAGTCGGCGTCTACTCGATCTTGCGGACGTATACGCTCCTGTTTGATGGCGGAAGTGCGTTCATGCAGAACTTCTTGATTATCCTCGCCGTGTTGACGATCGTCATCGGGATGATCGGGGCGATCGCCTATAACGACGTCAAGTTGATCATCATCTACAACATCATGATCGCAGTCGGCGTCATCTTGTACGGAATCGCACTCAACACGCAGACGTCGCTCGAAGGGGCGCTCTACTATTTGATTCATGACATGTTGATTAAGGCCGCCTTGTTCATGCTCGTCGGGATGATGATCGGCATCACCAAGTCCGGTCAACTGCGCGACATGGGCGGTTTGATCACCCGCTTCCCATTGTTCGGTTGGACGTTCTTTATCGCAGCGTTGTCCCTCGCCGGGATTCCGCCGCTCAGCGGATTCTTCGGGAAACTGTTGATCGTTCAAGGCGGGGTCGGGGAAGGCAGCCTATTCGGGCCGCTCCTCATCTTGCTGTCGAGTCTGTTCGTCCTCTTCTCGGTCATCAAAATCTTCTTGTACGGATTTTGGGGAGAAGAGAAACGAGTCTATGACGGTCCGCTCGTGCCGTATATGAACCGCCTCATCGTGCCGACGTTCTTGCTTGTCGCGGTCGCCGTCGCCTACGGGTTTGGTGCCGAAGCGATGCATCCGTTCATTACCCAGGCAATCGAACCGCTCGTGCAACCCGAAATCTATATCGATGCCGTGATTAAGGAGTGA
- a CDS encoding dihydrolipoyl dehydrogenase family protein, with protein sequence MKRYDVIIIGSGSAASQAANVLCDAGKQIAIVENWTFGGTCPQRGCDPKKMLAEGAELIARAERMKSLGVHGELTLDWHAFKRRIDEYRFAIPTTKMHHWKEHDIDLFEGEPHFIDEDSIVIDGHEISAHQFLIASGLIPRPLDIPGGDLAITSDDVFDLDDLPKHVIIIGAGYIAFEFAHILRRFGSEVTLLIRSRALKQFDRKVVKRLVDETIRIGIDVRYGIEPVRMDGDVLTLSDDSTLEGVVLNATGRIPSIERLRLDAAGIESDHGGVLVNEFLQTTNANVYAAGDVAKSRNPALTPFAGQEGRIAALNLLRDNTRPLPERPAPTVVFTTPPIAKVGLTVEEVKARGIDYECKDNDLSHFLTYERINDTTAFSRILLSKDGHVLGAHVLGQHAPELINLFSFIIQNNITHQHIKHLEFAYPTSASDVTYLM encoded by the coding sequence ATGAAACGGTACGATGTCATCATCATCGGCAGCGGCTCGGCAGCGAGCCAAGCCGCTAACGTATTATGCGACGCCGGTAAACAAATTGCCATCGTCGAAAATTGGACGTTCGGCGGGACGTGTCCGCAACGCGGATGTGACCCGAAAAAGATGCTCGCGGAAGGAGCAGAGCTCATTGCCCGTGCGGAACGGATGAAATCACTAGGTGTCCACGGCGAGCTCACGCTCGATTGGCACGCCTTTAAACGGCGTATCGACGAGTATCGTTTCGCCATCCCGACGACGAAGATGCATCATTGGAAAGAGCACGACATCGACTTGTTCGAAGGCGAACCCCATTTCATCGATGAAGACTCGATTGTCATTGATGGGCATGAAATCTCGGCGCATCAGTTTTTAATCGCTTCAGGCCTCATTCCGCGACCGCTCGACATCCCGGGTGGCGACTTGGCCATCACGAGCGACGACGTTTTCGACCTCGACGACTTGCCAAAACACGTCATCATCATTGGGGCCGGCTATATCGCGTTCGAGTTCGCTCATATCCTCCGCCGCTTCGGGAGCGAGGTGACCCTCCTCATCCGATCGCGGGCACTTAAACAATTCGATCGCAAAGTCGTCAAACGTCTCGTCGATGAGACGATTCGGATCGGCATCGATGTCCGTTACGGCATCGAGCCCGTCCGGATGGATGGGGACGTGCTGACGTTATCAGATGACTCTACCCTCGAAGGCGTCGTCCTTAACGCCACCGGGCGAATTCCGAGCATCGAACGGCTCCGTTTGGACGCAGCCGGTATCGAGTCCGACCACGGCGGGGTCCTCGTCAATGAGTTCCTGCAGACGACGAATGCGAACGTATATGCAGCCGGGGACGTCGCCAAGAGCCGCAACCCGGCCCTCACCCCGTTTGCGGGGCAGGAAGGACGCATCGCCGCTCTCAATCTGTTACGGGACAACACGCGTCCTTTACCGGAGCGCCCTGCCCCGACGGTCGTCTTCACGACACCGCCGATCGCCAAGGTCGGACTGACAGTCGAGGAGGTGAAAGCGCGCGGCATCGACTACGAGTGTAAGGACAACGACTTGTCCCATTTCTTGACGTATGAACGGATCAACGACACGACGGCGTTTTCCCGCATTCTGCTCAGCAAGGACGGCCACGTGCTCGGGGCCCACGTGCTCGGGCAACATGCACCGGAACTGATCAACTTGTTCTCGTTTATTATACAAAACAACATCACCCATCAACACATCAAACACTTGGAGTTCGCCTATCCGACGTCAGCCTCTGACGTGACGTATCTGATGTGA
- a CDS encoding Na(+)/H(+) antiporter subunit B produces MNRKNDQVNDVILQTAAVIIFFIIIVFSINLFFAGHYSPGGGFIGGLMTAAALVLLLLAFDSKTLADVLPFDYRKMTALGLAIALLTSLHSIFWDRPFLTHAYDKFDLPLLGEQTLHTAIAFDLGVYLVVIGVTMTIIQTIGESE; encoded by the coding sequence ATGAACCGAAAAAATGATCAAGTCAATGACGTCATCTTACAGACGGCCGCGGTGATCATCTTCTTCATCATCATCGTGTTCTCGATTAACCTCTTCTTTGCGGGGCACTACTCGCCGGGCGGAGGGTTCATCGGTGGTTTGATGACGGCCGCGGCGCTCGTGTTGCTGTTGCTCGCCTTCGATTCGAAGACGCTCGCTGACGTGCTCCCGTTCGATTATCGCAAGATGACGGCGCTCGGTCTCGCCATCGCGTTACTGACGTCGCTGCACAGCATTTTTTGGGACCGTCCGTTCCTGACGCACGCCTATGACAAATTCGATTTGCCGCTCTTGGGCGAACAGACGCTTCACACGGCGATCGCCTTTGACCTTGGCGTTTACCTTGTGGTCATCGGTGTGACGATGACGATCATTCAAACGATTGGAGAGAGTGAATAA
- a CDS encoding Na(+)/H(+) antiporter subunit C, whose amino-acid sequence MEIFVSIIIGVLTMSAVYMILSKSLLRIIIGTGLLSHAAHLLVLTMGGLKTGAAPVLVDGVTEYTDPLPQALVLTAIVISFGVTAFFLVLAYRAYQELNTDNIEEMKGTESND is encoded by the coding sequence ATGGAAATCTTCGTTAGCATCATCATCGGTGTCCTGACGATGAGCGCGGTCTATATGATTCTCTCAAAGAGTTTGTTGCGCATCATCATCGGCACCGGGTTGCTCAGCCACGCTGCCCACTTGCTCGTCTTGACGATGGGTGGACTGAAAACCGGAGCGGCACCCGTCCTCGTCGATGGGGTCACGGAATATACTGACCCGCTCCCGCAAGCGCTCGTCTTGACGGCGATCGTTATCAGCTTCGGTGTGACCGCGTTCTTCCTCGTGCTCGCGTATCGGGCTTACCAGGAACTGAACACGGATAATATTGAGGAAATGAAAGGAACGGAATCGAATGATTAA
- the mnhG gene encoding monovalent cation/H(+) antiporter subunit G, whose amino-acid sequence MTATMIYDILTGVFTIIGVFFTVVAAIGLIRLPDIYSRAHAASKSATLGVMFVLFAAVLHVWVDQRIFDARLLLGLFFVLLTAPVGSHLVARAAHSQGVPLWKKSLQDALREDKDKGIE is encoded by the coding sequence ATGACCGCAACAATGATTTATGACATCTTGACCGGTGTCTTCACGATCATCGGTGTGTTCTTCACCGTCGTCGCGGCGATCGGTCTGATCCGTCTCCCGGACATCTATTCCCGCGCCCACGCCGCCTCGAAGAGTGCGACGCTCGGCGTCATGTTCGTCCTGTTCGCGGCGGTCTTGCACGTCTGGGTCGACCAGCGCATCTTTGACGCACGGCTTCTGCTCGGACTGTTCTTCGTCTTATTGACGGCACCGGTCGGAAGTCACTTGGTGGCCCGTGCGGCCCATTCTCAAGGTGTCCCGCTTTGGAAGAAATCGCTCCAAGATGCACTTCGAGAAGATAAGGACAAAGGAATCGAATGA
- a CDS encoding Na+/H+ antiporter subunit E, whose protein sequence is MAYQLLINFFLAFIWMFFTGTFTTSGFIIGYLLGLLVIFMMRRFFKNTDFYFTRVLKLFKLFLIFCRELVVANIEVLRLVLSPKLKIQPGIFRYHTELDAGWKVSWLSMLITLTPGTVVVQVSDDNKTLYIHALHMPDKESLKQDIYDNFESNIKEATS, encoded by the coding sequence ATGGCTTACCAACTACTCATCAACTTTTTCCTGGCGTTCATTTGGATGTTCTTCACGGGTACGTTCACGACGAGCGGATTCATCATCGGTTACTTGCTCGGGTTACTCGTCATCTTCATGATGCGCCGCTTCTTCAAAAACACGGACTTTTATTTCACCCGTGTCTTGAAACTGTTTAAACTGTTCTTGATTTTCTGTCGCGAACTCGTCGTAGCCAACATCGAAGTGCTCCGGCTCGTGTTGAGCCCGAAACTAAAAATCCAACCGGGCATCTTCCGGTATCACACCGAACTCGATGCCGGTTGGAAAGTGAGTTGGCTATCGATGCTCATCACGCTGACACCAGGTACGGTTGTCGTCCAAGTGTCAGACGACAATAAGACGCTCTACATCCATGCGCTCCATATGCCGGATAAAGAGTCGCTCAAACAAGACATTTACGATAACTTTGAGTCGAATATCAAGGAGGCGACCAGCTAA
- a CDS encoding Na(+)/H(+) antiporter subunit F1, translating to MLNIIIYVALAILVLAMLGMLYRVVKGPTTADRVIALDSIGIGLISVVSLLSILLDTTMFFEVILLLGILAFIGTVAFSKFLEKGEIIQHDRNNDL from the coding sequence ATGTTAAATATTATTATTTACGTCGCCCTCGCCATCCTCGTGCTCGCCATGCTTGGTATGCTGTACCGGGTCGTCAAAGGGCCGACGACAGCGGACCGTGTCATCGCCCTCGACTCGATCGGCATCGGGTTGATCTCGGTCGTGTCGTTGTTATCGATTTTGCTCGATACGACGATGTTCTTCGAGGTCATCCTCTTGCTCGGGATTTTAGCCTTTATCGGAACGGTGGCGTTCTCGAAATTCCTCGAGAAGGGAGAGATCATCCAACATGACCGCAACAATGATTTATGA